From a region of the Candidatus Liberimonas magnetica genome:
- a CDS encoding response regulator, translating into MKTKILVIDDDEEMCSELSEILKSEGYDVDSVNEGKQGKETAIKGGYSLILLDLKIPGITGFDILKAIRKSKVKAKVIVLSGRPMIKDLKKYVGNYNEEEENTLSLADAVINKPFDITAVLEKIKKLVE; encoded by the coding sequence GTGAAAACAAAGATCCTTGTTATTGATGATGATGAAGAGATGTGCTCTGAACTTTCCGAGATTCTTAAAAGCGAGGGTTATGATGTGGATAGTGTAAATGAAGGAAAGCAAGGCAAAGAAACTGCCATAAAAGGCGGTTACAGCCTTATTTTACTGGACCTGAAGATCCCAGGTATAACCGGATTTGATATATTGAAAGCTATAAGAAAGAGTAAGGTTAAAGCAAAGGTAATAGTGCTTTCAGGCAGGCCAATGATAAAGGATTTAAAAAAATATGTCGGAAATTACAATGAAGAAGAAGAAAATACCTTAAGCCTGGCAGATGCTGTAATAAACAAGCCTTTTGACATTACAGCGGTCCTTGAGAAAATAAAAAAATTAGTTGAATAA
- a CDS encoding MEDS domain-containing protein: protein MDNSRKTGLEIVGDVPWGTHFCQFYKTKNDLTDILVPYFKAGLENNEFCMWVTAQPLDKEDAISALRKSYPSLDEKINNGQIEFLSYEEWYKIDGVFDADRVLAGWVQRLEKALKNGYEGLRLTGNTFFLEKEDWSGFTSYEEKVNNVIGNYKMLAMCTYSIDKCGPNEIIDVMSNHQFALIRRESKWSVIENSTSRHLEKAVQESEEKYRLLFARMLDGFAFHKIILDKDNKPVDYVFLEINSAFEKLTGLKKEDIIGKKVTDVLPGIENDPADWIGRYGRVSLTGEKAKFESYAKNLDKWYSISAYSPEKEYFVTLFQDITERKRAEDALKENEIELKTAQRVSQMGSWNLDIATNKLLWSDEVYRIFEIDKADFGASYETFLSFIHPDDRDKVNKAYSDSLKNKTSYDIVHRLKLLNGRIKFVREICETKYDDLGKPVKSIGAVQDITEQRMAEEVLKRDKETFEKLVNDRTNELINAQLELSKSKRLSDIGTLAATVAHELRNPLGVIRTAVYNIKRKSQGLPLESHINNIEKKISESDQIINNLLSYSRIKMPHYEKVKIYYLIDECITFAKERFENKNISFLKEIEPIREISVDIDPFQMREVFNNIVDNACHAVEPVKGRITVSASLSRDGRLDISFKDNGTGISKEDLNKIFEPFFTRKSKGTGLGLTICKELVDLHGGKLKIDSVENKGTKVTVSIPLKKEMA from the coding sequence ATGGATAATTCAAGGAAGACAGGGTTGGAAATCGTTGGCGATGTTCCCTGGGGGACACATTTTTGCCAGTTTTATAAAACAAAAAATGACCTTACCGATATCCTCGTGCCCTATTTCAAGGCGGGGCTTGAAAATAACGAGTTCTGCATGTGGGTCACAGCCCAACCTCTTGATAAAGAAGACGCCATTAGCGCATTAAGAAAGTCCTACCCTTCTTTGGATGAAAAAATAAATAATGGGCAGATTGAGTTTCTTTCTTATGAAGAATGGTACAAAATAGACGGGGTTTTTGATGCAGACAGGGTTCTGGCCGGCTGGGTACAGAGGCTTGAAAAAGCTCTAAAAAATGGCTATGAAGGGTTAAGGCTTACCGGCAACACCTTTTTTCTTGAAAAAGAGGATTGGTCCGGTTTTACTTCCTATGAAGAGAAAGTAAATAATGTAATAGGCAATTATAAAATGCTTGCAATGTGCACGTACTCTATAGATAAGTGCGGGCCTAACGAGATAATAGATGTTATGAGCAACCATCAGTTTGCTCTTATAAGAAGGGAAAGCAAGTGGTCGGTCATAGAAAACTCTACGAGCCGGCACCTTGAAAAAGCAGTTCAGGAAAGTGAAGAGAAATACCGGTTGCTTTTTGCCAGAATGCTTGACGGTTTTGCGTTCCATAAAATAATCCTTGATAAAGATAACAAGCCTGTAGATTACGTTTTTCTTGAAATTAATTCAGCGTTTGAAAAGCTTACAGGATTAAAAAAGGAGGACATAATCGGAAAAAAAGTTACAGACGTGCTTCCCGGGATAGAAAACGACCCTGCAGACTGGATAGGCAGGTACGGAAGGGTTTCCTTGACAGGAGAAAAAGCAAAGTTTGAGAGTTACGCAAAAAACCTCGATAAATGGTATTCCATTTCGGCTTATAGCCCTGAAAAAGAATATTTTGTAACATTATTTCAGGATATTACGGAACGCAAAAGAGCCGAAGATGCTCTTAAAGAGAACGAAATAGAATTAAAGACCGCCCAGCGTGTGTCTCAGATGGGAAGCTGGAATCTCGACATTGCCACAAATAAATTACTCTGGTCAGATGAGGTGTACAGGATATTTGAGATAGATAAAGCGGATTTTGGCGCGTCGTATGAAACTTTTCTTTCTTTTATCCATCCGGACGACAGGGATAAGGTAAATAAAGCATACAGCGATTCCTTAAAAAACAAAACATCTTATGATATTGTGCACAGGTTAAAACTGCTTAACGGCAGAATAAAATTTGTCCGCGAGATCTGCGAAACAAAATATGACGATTTGGGCAAACCGGTCAAATCAATTGGCGCTGTGCAGGATATAACTGAACAAAGAATGGCGGAAGAGGTGCTAAAGCGCGACAAGGAAACTTTTGAAAAACTTGTCAATGACAGGACCAACGAGCTTATTAATGCCCAGCTTGAGCTTTCAAAATCAAAAAGGCTTTCTGACATAGGAACCCTGGCTGCGACCGTAGCTCACGAACTGCGCAACCCTCTTGGGGTAATAAGAACAGCTGTGTATAATATAAAAAGAAAAAGCCAGGGCCTGCCTCTTGAGAGCCATATAAACAACATAGAAAAAAAGATTTCAGAAAGCGACCAGATAATTAACAACCTGCTTAGTTATTCTAGAATTAAGATGCCTCATTACGAAAAAGTAAAGATTTATTATCTTATCGATGAATGCATTACCTTTGCAAAAGAAAGGTTTGAAAATAAAAATATTTCCTTCCTTAAAGAGATCGAGCCTATACGGGAAATCAGCGTGGATATTGACCCATTTCAGATGCGTGAAGTCTTTAACAATATTGTGGACAATGCCTGCCATGCAGTTGAGCCTGTAAAAGGCAGGATAACTGTCTCTGCCAGCCTTTCAAGAGACGGGCGTCTGGATATAAGTTTTAAGGATAACGGCACAGGGATAAGTAAAGAAGACCTGAATAAGATATTTGAGCCGTTTTTTACAAGAAAATCCAAAGGCACGGGCCTTGGGCTTACTATTTGCAAAGAACTGGTAGACCTGCACGGCGGGAAACTGAAGATAGACAGCGTAGAGAACAAAGGGACAAAAGTAACGGTCAGTATCCCGCTTAAAAAAGAAATGGCATGA
- a CDS encoding response regulator produces the protein MPETILIVDDEKEFREELKCSLEEYNVLEAPDGQEALKILSRPNEVDLVILDVRMPGLSGTEILKIIKKRESGIKVIMLTAYSSKDIAVDSLRGQANDYLEKPVDIDKLKYSIENLLEAKKNANKLDIPDVKEKIERIKRYIERNCFKKVSLEDAAKTVGLSPKYLSRVFNNVAGLGFMDYKLKVKIDRAKEILVSTGCTINQLSDKLGFMNPESFMRIFKKVTGLTPTKYRKKAIKAEKAAKKTKKTKKSKR, from the coding sequence ATGCCTGAAACGATACTGATAGTTGACGACGAAAAGGAGTTCAGGGAAGAGCTGAAGTGCAGCCTTGAAGAATACAATGTGCTTGAAGCCCCTGACGGGCAGGAAGCCTTAAAAATATTGAGCCGGCCAAATGAGGTTGACCTTGTAATACTTGACGTAAGAATGCCCGGCCTTTCCGGGACAGAGATACTTAAGATTATAAAGAAAAGAGAATCCGGAATCAAAGTCATAATGCTTACAGCTTACAGTTCCAAAGACATAGCCGTAGATTCCCTGCGCGGGCAGGCGAATGATTATCTTGAAAAACCTGTTGATATCGATAAACTAAAATATTCCATAGAAAACCTGCTTGAAGCAAAAAAGAATGCAAACAAACTGGATATCCCGGATGTTAAAGAGAAGATAGAAAGAATAAAACGGTACATAGAAAGGAACTGCTTTAAAAAGGTCTCGCTTGAAGACGCTGCAAAAACAGTAGGCTTAAGCCCGAAATATTTGAGCAGAGTCTTTAACAATGTCGCAGGCCTCGGGTTCATGGATTATAAATTAAAGGTTAAAATAGACAGAGCAAAAGAGATACTGGTATCTACCGGCTGCACGATTAATCAGCTCTCCGACAAGCTCGGGTTTATGAATCCTGAATCTTTTATGCGGATATTTAAAAAGGTGACAGGGCTAACCCCTACAAAGTACAGGAAGAAAGCAATAAAAGCTGAAAAAGCGGCGAAAAAAACAAAAAAAACAAAAAAATCGAAAAGATAA
- the msrB gene encoding peptide-methionine (R)-S-oxide reductase MsrB, whose translation MSLSGIFFVFMPVFAFKAGKPKQNLQKATFAGGGFWCLECTFSKLPGVVEVKSGYIVDNDKNLTYTEVKSGKEGYREGIEVIFDGEKTNYKTLLREFWMEIDPTDAGGQFYDRGQHYTSAIYYHNDEQKKAAEKTKKDIEITRIFYKPIVTQIVPAGKFFKAEEKQQGYCRKNPLRYRYYRFSSGRESFIKKSWGRGKNCKTFPTPELKKFLTPLQYKVTQECETEPAFDNEYWDNYKDGLYVDIVSGEPLFSSLDKFDAKTGWPSFSKPLEPLNIVENRVSALGAKRIEVQSRQAGSHLGFVFDDGPKPGGLRYCINSASLRFIAKEDLGKEGFGQYDKLFK comes from the coding sequence ATGTCCCTTAGCGGTATTTTTTTTGTCTTTATGCCGGTATTCGCTTTCAAGGCAGGCAAGCCTAAACAAAACCTGCAAAAAGCCACTTTTGCCGGCGGCGGCTTCTGGTGTTTAGAATGCACTTTCAGCAAACTGCCAGGTGTAGTTGAAGTTAAATCAGGATATATAGTTGACAATGACAAAAACCTTACTTATACCGAAGTGAAATCCGGCAAAGAAGGTTACAGGGAAGGTATAGAGGTGATATTTGATGGCGAAAAAACGAACTACAAAACCCTGCTTCGGGAGTTTTGGATGGAGATAGACCCTACTGATGCCGGCGGACAGTTCTATGACAGGGGCCAGCACTACACTTCAGCTATCTATTATCATAACGATGAACAAAAGAAAGCTGCTGAAAAAACAAAAAAAGACATTGAGATAACAAGAATATTTTACAAACCGATAGTAACACAGATAGTGCCTGCAGGCAAGTTTTTTAAAGCAGAAGAAAAGCAGCAGGGTTATTGCAGAAAAAACCCGCTCAGGTACAGATATTACAGGTTTAGCTCAGGAAGGGAAAGTTTTATAAAAAAGTCCTGGGGAAGAGGCAAGAACTGTAAGACCTTTCCAACCCCGGAGTTAAAAAAGTTTCTGACTCCCCTTCAATATAAGGTTACCCAGGAATGTGAAACTGAGCCGGCTTTTGATAATGAATACTGGGACAACTACAAAGACGGCCTATATGTTGATATAGTCTCAGGTGAGCCTCTTTTCAGTTCTTTAGATAAATTTGATGCAAAGACAGGCTGGCCGAGTTTTTCAAAACCTCTTGAACCGTTAAATATAGTAGAAAACAGGGTATCGGCTCTTGGGGCAAAAAGGATTGAAGTGCAGAGCAGGCAGGCGGGTTCTCATCTTGGTTTTGTTTTTGACGACGGCCCTAAGCCCGGAGGTTTAAGATACTGTATAAACTCCGCATCGCTCAGGTTCATAGCAAAGGAAGACCTTGGAAAAGAAGGCTTCGGGCAATATGATAAATTATTTAAATAA
- a CDS encoding DUF1499 domain-containing protein: MKIFLYSFIGVFLLYIVFFAYLSFLSLKNKQPGLVSKRLKPCPHTPNCVCSEYENNPGFIKAFYFEGPAEKEWDRIKRNIIGSGGRILVEEDAYIWSIFKTRVFRFTDDVEFRLDAKGKAIHVRSASRIGKGDLGANRKRIEKLRLLFNKKG, encoded by the coding sequence TTGAAGATATTTTTATACTCTTTTATAGGTGTTTTTTTGCTGTACATAGTTTTTTTTGCCTATCTGTCCTTTCTTTCTTTGAAAAACAAACAGCCCGGCCTTGTATCGAAAAGGTTGAAACCTTGCCCGCATACTCCGAATTGCGTGTGTAGCGAATATGAGAACAACCCTGGTTTTATAAAGGCTTTTTATTTTGAAGGGCCTGCGGAAAAGGAGTGGGATAGGATAAAGAGGAATATAATAGGTTCAGGTGGGCGCATATTAGTTGAAGAGGATGCTTATATCTGGAGTATATTTAAAACAAGAGTGTTTCGTTTCACCGATGATGTAGAGTTCCGCCTTGATGCAAAAGGCAAAGCGATACACGTCAGGTCAGCTTCAAGAATCGGGAAAGGAGACCTTGGCGCTAACAGAAAACGCATAGAGAAGCTGCGCCTGCTGTTCAATAAGAAAGGATGA
- a CDS encoding VOC family protein — protein sequence MDRVTGFEIPAANLKRAVKFFKNVFDWKIKEVEDEYTHVETVPTDNEWMPKEKGAVNGSLYKKTSKDKGPLVVISVASIDKTFDKVKKAKGKIIVKKTGAGEWGYWAVIKDTESNLLELWEDK from the coding sequence ATGGACAGAGTAACAGGTTTTGAAATCCCGGCTGCGAATTTGAAGAGAGCGGTGAAGTTCTTTAAAAACGTTTTTGACTGGAAAATAAAAGAAGTGGAGGATGAGTACACTCACGTTGAAACCGTTCCAACGGACAACGAATGGATGCCGAAAGAAAAAGGGGCTGTAAACGGAAGCCTGTATAAAAAAACCTCGAAAGACAAAGGCCCGTTAGTGGTTATCAGTGTAGCATCAATAGATAAAACCTTTGATAAGGTTAAAAAAGCAAAAGGAAAAATCATAGTAAAGAAGACCGGAGCCGGCGAATGGGGATACTGGGCAGTAATAAAAGATACGGAAAGCAACCTGCTTGAATTATGGGAAGATAAATAA
- a CDS encoding GGDEF domain-containing protein — MDTLTNNLELIKVLDEFKHLQQTMIDTRIVEIIAGDRVAGSEDEQRISEIKDRLKNKFYTFLLYTITHEIAGDEKKAQMTIEKIIEHKWNLSIALKRNIGIHVAALDFLKNISTQLRTPTIVSEDKFLTLAKAATQDKMTHTFDRILLLNDLQKEIERSKRYNSFFSTLMVDIDDFKSFNDKYGHQFGDVVIMAVSELLNKSVRISDSVYRFGGDEFIVLLLNTSREDGIPIANKIMTEFDKLAIHNDQTVSDISISVSMSFASYDNTKLTTAESMVSLLDAALLKAKSSGKRTIFECSDKDTCRIVRF; from the coding sequence ATGGATACGCTTACGAATAATTTAGAACTCATTAAAGTCTTAGATGAATTCAAACACCTGCAGCAAACAATGATTGATACCCGGATAGTTGAGATTATAGCTGGAGACAGGGTCGCAGGCAGCGAAGACGAGCAAAGGATAAGTGAAATAAAGGATAGGTTAAAAAATAAATTTTATACTTTTCTACTTTACACCATAACGCATGAGATCGCAGGAGACGAAAAGAAAGCCCAGATGACAATAGAAAAAATCATAGAACACAAATGGAACCTTTCAATCGCCCTTAAGCGAAACATAGGGATTCATGTAGCTGCACTGGATTTTCTTAAGAATATTTCCACGCAGTTACGCACTCCTACAATAGTGTCTGAAGACAAATTTCTAACCCTGGCAAAAGCAGCCACCCAGGATAAAATGACACATACTTTTGACAGGATACTGCTTTTAAATGACCTGCAAAAGGAGATAGAAAGGTCTAAGAGGTACAACTCGTTCTTTTCTACCCTCATGGTAGACATTGACGATTTTAAGTCCTTTAACGATAAATACGGCCACCAATTCGGGGATGTAGTAATTATGGCGGTAAGCGAGCTTCTTAATAAATCAGTAAGGATATCTGACAGCGTATACCGTTTTGGAGGCGATGAATTCATAGTCCTTCTTTTAAACACCTCGCGGGAAGACGGCATCCCTATAGCTAACAAGATAATGACAGAATTCGACAAATTAGCCATTCATAACGATCAAACGGTTTCTGATATTTCTATCAGTGTTTCCATGAGTTTTGCAAGTTACGATAACACAAAACTTACAACCGCAGAATCTATGGTCTCCTTGTTAGACGCGGCGTTGCTAAAAGCCAAAAGCTCTGGCAAAAGAACGATATTCGAATGCAGCGATAAAGATACATGCCGCATCGTACGGTTTTAG